A part of Maridesulfovibrio hydrothermalis AM13 = DSM 14728 genomic DNA contains:
- a CDS encoding glycosyltransferase gives MKIAYVIGGLPFGGVENWLLDLSLRFKDRSDVDSVVINVSGTGIKAAEYAEKEIRVVDICDSKKGLKTFKLSTALKLRKVLKDEAPDVIHTLHFSGDYFGRLAAVGLGIPVVTHIRNIHRQKKKFRRFANKFLCRFTDVFLSVSGQVEKECVALDHNVCGKPSLVFYNAADPEKLKVDGIDLKKEFGAGDVIISGVGRFVPQKNFDLLIHGFARVVEKYPQASLVLLGDGAEREKLEKLVKYLKIEDKVIFPGYRSDVPRFMRSTDILVMPSDYEGLPITHIEALFCGVPAIISRFVPSLEIASEASLLCRREPAHIAELIISLIDNKDLHTKLSEKAREIAPEYSMDNYVERLVGFYKALVKNGKNGKDDFKQFDQAPGEKV, from the coding sequence ATGAAGATAGCGTATGTGATAGGCGGACTCCCCTTTGGCGGAGTGGAAAACTGGCTTCTTGACCTTAGTTTGCGGTTTAAGGATAGGAGTGATGTGGATAGTGTTGTGATCAATGTTTCCGGCACTGGCATCAAGGCCGCCGAATATGCGGAAAAAGAAATCAGGGTTGTGGATATCTGCGATTCCAAAAAGGGGTTGAAGACCTTTAAATTAAGTACTGCCCTTAAGCTTAGAAAAGTACTTAAGGATGAGGCTCCCGATGTCATCCATACATTGCATTTTTCCGGTGACTATTTTGGACGGCTGGCAGCTGTCGGGCTTGGTATTCCGGTGGTTACACATATCAGGAATATCCATCGCCAGAAGAAAAAATTCCGTCGTTTTGCCAATAAATTTCTTTGCCGTTTCACCGATGTATTTCTCTCAGTTTCCGGTCAGGTGGAAAAGGAGTGCGTTGCTCTGGACCACAACGTCTGCGGAAAGCCTTCACTTGTTTTCTACAATGCGGCCGATCCGGAAAAGCTTAAGGTGGACGGAATTGATCTTAAAAAAGAATTCGGAGCCGGGGATGTTATTATTTCAGGGGTCGGGCGTTTCGTACCGCAAAAGAATTTTGATCTGCTGATACATGGCTTTGCCAGAGTTGTGGAAAAATATCCGCAGGCATCTCTGGTACTGCTCGGTGACGGGGCAGAGAGGGAAAAACTTGAGAAGCTTGTCAAGTATCTGAAAATTGAAGATAAAGTAATTTTCCCGGGCTATCGCAGCGATGTGCCTAGATTCATGCGTTCAACGGATATACTGGTTATGCCTTCAGATTACGAAGGGCTGCCTATCACCCATATTGAAGCTCTCTTCTGCGGAGTTCCGGCGATTATTTCGCGTTTTGTGCCCTCCCTTGAGATAGCATCTGAAGCTTCTCTGCTTTGCCGCAGGGAACCCGCCCATATTGCTGAGCTGATTATCTCCCTTATAGACAACAAGGATCTGCATACAAAGCTTTCCGAAAAAGCAAGGGAAATCGCACCGGAATATTCGATGGATAATTACGTGGAAAGATTGGTTGGCTTCTACAAAGCTCTCGTTAAAAACGGCAAGAATGGAAAGGATGATTTCAAACAATTTGATCAGGCTCCCGGAGAGAAAGTATAA
- a CDS encoding ChbG/HpnK family deacetylase: MLVVTNVDDLGLHPAVRRAVDKLAACGVVTSSTLLANGPDLSESVLLQDKHEGLGLGAHLNLLRGKPISNPDHISSLVDDDGLLFGNYSSLLLRYVTGRIRLSEVEKEWSAQIEYLLDHKVRLTHFDSEKHIHAWPGLFTLAGRLAKRYGVKWIRKPFEHTPLTRLDKGMMRTRFLQLCLAGSFPDKTPRTASCVWGIGDQKDNFDPVLFEKYIDIYQPEIIEIVCHPGDPATNDGPLPSEFGPMRVEKQWKEEFNSLSSKGWLETFEKIGAVPVNYGQINPLTGEIL; the protein is encoded by the coding sequence ATGTTAGTTGTAACCAATGTGGATGATCTGGGATTGCACCCCGCAGTGCGCCGCGCCGTGGACAAACTTGCGGCGTGCGGAGTTGTAACTTCCTCCACCCTGCTTGCCAACGGGCCGGATCTCTCTGAATCTGTTCTGTTGCAGGATAAGCACGAGGGGCTTGGACTTGGCGCGCATCTCAACCTGCTGCGCGGCAAACCGATATCCAATCCCGACCATATTTCTTCTCTTGTAGACGATGACGGGCTGCTTTTCGGCAACTACTCCTCACTGCTGCTGCGCTACGTAACCGGACGCATCAGGCTTTCAGAAGTGGAAAAAGAATGGTCTGCCCAGATTGAGTACCTCCTTGATCACAAAGTACGCCTTACTCACTTTGACAGTGAAAAGCATATCCATGCCTGGCCCGGACTCTTCACCCTTGCCGGCAGACTCGCTAAAAGATACGGCGTTAAGTGGATTCGCAAACCTTTTGAGCATACACCGCTCACCCGTTTGGACAAAGGCATGATGCGCACCCGCTTCCTACAGCTCTGCCTTGCCGGTTCATTTCCGGACAAAACCCCTCGCACAGCTTCCTGCGTCTGGGGAATCGGTGATCAGAAAGATAATTTTGACCCTGTACTTTTTGAAAAGTACATTGATATATATCAACCTGAAATTATTGAAATAGTATGCCATCCCGGTGATCCGGCCACAAACGACGGCCCTCTCCCTTCCGAATTCGGCCCCATGCGTGTAGAAAAACAATGGAAAGAGGAATTTAACTCTCTTTCCTCCAAAGGATGGCTGGAAACATTTGAAAAAATCGGGGCTGTGCCTGTTAATTACGGACAAATCAATCCCCTGACCGGAGAAATTTTATAA
- a CDS encoding glycosyltransferase, whose translation MQDYMEHEKDIEISIVTPMHNEEGCVREFHRRISASLQGMNTTYEILLVNDGSTDCTEDIIRELSVNDPHLRGIMLARNRGQCTAIYAGIQESKGRYVVIMDGDLQHKPEEVPSLIEEIRKGYDLVSGCRTNRGESMIKRKLPSKIANYLMRATSGCQVKDMGGLSCLKGRLARSMTLREGQHRLIPALVYGMGGSVSEVPISAPPRFAGESHYGLARSIDVLFDIVMLWFQASFKQRPIYLFGRISLLLFMLASLVMVWLLYEKVFFGVHMGTRPPFMGCILLYLSSLGFMSTGFILESLANTYDAVMGTKTYQIREIVSEGLAQAPKE comes from the coding sequence ATGCAAGACTACATGGAACACGAAAAAGATATCGAGATCAGCATTGTTACTCCCATGCACAACGAAGAAGGTTGCGTGCGTGAATTTCACCGCCGCATTTCTGCTTCTCTGCAAGGCATGAACACTACCTATGAAATTTTGCTGGTCAATGACGGGTCGACAGACTGCACCGAAGATATCATTCGCGAACTGTCTGTTAATGATCCGCATCTCAGAGGAATCATGCTGGCCCGCAACCGCGGACAATGCACCGCAATCTATGCCGGTATTCAGGAAAGCAAAGGACGCTATGTTGTAATCATGGACGGCGACCTTCAGCACAAGCCCGAAGAGGTTCCTTCACTCATCGAAGAAATCCGCAAAGGCTACGATTTGGTCTCCGGCTGCCGCACTAATCGCGGCGAATCCATGATCAAGCGTAAACTCCCCAGCAAAATAGCCAACTACCTCATGCGTGCCACAAGTGGATGTCAGGTTAAAGACATGGGCGGTCTATCATGCCTCAAAGGCAGGCTGGCCCGTTCCATGACTCTGCGTGAAGGCCAGCACAGACTGATTCCGGCATTGGTTTACGGCATGGGCGGATCTGTATCCGAAGTGCCAATATCTGCCCCTCCCCGCTTTGCCGGCGAGAGCCATTACGGTCTGGCACGTTCAATTGATGTACTTTTTGATATTGTCATGCTCTGGTTTCAGGCATCTTTCAAGCAGCGTCCTATCTATCTTTTCGGGCGCATCAGCCTGCTGCTGTTCATGCTCGCCTCTTTAGTAATGGTCTGGCTGCTCTACGAAAAAGTTTTTTTCGGAGTACACATGGGAACCCGCCCTCCGTTCATGGGTTGTATTCTGCTGTACCTCAGCTCGCTCGGATTTATGTCCACAGGATTCATCCTTGAATCTCTAGCCAACACCTATGACGCTGTCATGGGGACCAAAACCTACCAGATACGTGAGATCGTAAGTGAAGGACTTGCGCAGGCCCCTAAAGAATAG
- a CDS encoding OmpA/MotB family protein: MGDSFKLKKRARGGGEGNWALTLADMMTLLLCFFVLLLTIADVDQNKYKSVSESMAEAMGVEVQGAGEGSFVTRVPINTDQRNIFEMQIEISRLVGRETDALKIKMRPDSVEVILKGAFFFNSGKADLTKQAEKVLSKIVPTLAKSPYDIVVEGHSDNIPIRSKQFPSNWELSSARASAVARYLIKSGFSKNRIKVMGMADTAPMYPNVDKAGRSIPENQKKNRRVTLLVFPAGKNAEK; this comes from the coding sequence ATGGGCGATAGTTTTAAGCTTAAAAAACGTGCACGGGGCGGCGGAGAAGGTAACTGGGCATTGACGCTGGCAGATATGATGACTCTGCTGCTTTGTTTCTTTGTGCTGCTTTTGACTATTGCTGATGTGGATCAGAATAAATATAAAAGCGTTTCCGAATCTATGGCTGAAGCAATGGGGGTGGAAGTGCAGGGTGCGGGTGAAGGGAGTTTTGTCACCAGAGTGCCCATTAACACAGATCAGCGCAATATTTTTGAAATGCAGATTGAGATTTCCCGACTGGTCGGAAGGGAAACTGACGCACTGAAAATTAAAATGCGTCCTGATTCCGTTGAAGTTATTCTTAAAGGGGCATTCTTTTTCAACAGCGGTAAGGCTGATTTGACGAAGCAGGCGGAAAAAGTTCTTTCAAAAATAGTCCCCACGCTCGCAAAGTCTCCATACGACATAGTCGTAGAGGGGCACTCAGATAACATCCCCATACGTTCCAAGCAGTTCCCTTCCAACTGGGAGCTGTCTTCAGCAAGAGCCAGCGCAGTCGCAAGATACTTGATTAAAAGCGGGTTCAGCAAGAATAGAATCAAAGTTATGGGCATGGCCGACACTGCCCCCATGTATCCAAACGTTGATAAGGCCGGTAGATCCATACCCGAGAATCAAAAGAAAAACCGCCGTGTGACATTGCTGGTTTTTCCTGCCGGGAAAAATGCCGAAAAATAG
- a CDS encoding motility protein A, with amino-acid sequence MNIATIIGILFGVAILVAATYASTDSVEVFINLPGIAIVGGGTIASTFICYPLREVMRVLKVFMMAMGADELPLENYIKVIVGLSKQVATKGEAHLEGSLKNIENDFLREGLQMLVDGYSKEEIKEILDNRIQQYHEQEYSAAGIYRTMATLSPAFGIIGTLIGLIAMMQGMGSDIGAIGPAMATALTTTLYGALFANMFFMPIAIKVEKRIDEITLLMQVIRDGILFIKDKTPSAIVMDKLKGYLPPRKWASVKAKK; translated from the coding sequence GTGAATATAGCAACCATAATAGGTATTTTATTCGGTGTTGCAATTTTAGTGGCGGCAACTTACGCCTCAACAGATTCTGTGGAGGTGTTTATCAACCTGCCCGGCATAGCTATTGTCGGCGGCGGTACGATTGCTTCCACCTTTATCTGTTATCCGCTGCGCGAAGTTATGCGTGTTTTGAAAGTGTTCATGATGGCTATGGGAGCAGACGAACTTCCGCTTGAAAATTACATCAAGGTTATTGTCGGTCTTTCTAAGCAGGTTGCCACTAAAGGTGAAGCACATCTTGAAGGAAGCCTTAAAAACATCGAAAATGACTTTCTCAGGGAAGGGTTGCAGATGCTTGTGGACGGCTATTCCAAGGAGGAAATTAAGGAAATCCTTGATAACCGCATTCAGCAATACCATGAACAGGAATACAGCGCGGCAGGTATTTACCGCACTATGGCCACACTGTCTCCAGCCTTCGGTATTATCGGAACTTTGATCGGACTGATTGCCATGATGCAGGGGATGGGATCTGATATCGGAGCTATCGGCCCCGCAATGGCAACAGCATTGACTACAACGCTTTACGGCGCACTTTTTGCCAACATGTTTTTTATGCCCATCGCCATCAAGGTTGAAAAACGCATTGATGAAATTACTCTGCTCATGCAGGTTATTCGTGATGGAATTCTGTTTATCAAAGACAAAACCCCGTCAGCAATCGTAATGGATAAGCTTAAGGGCTATCTGCCTCCCCGTAAATGGGCTTCTGTTAAGGCCAAGAAATAA
- a CDS encoding cyclic nucleotide-binding domain-containing protein: MGRSSPNIKSFYRGQEIFKEGQESSVAYMIKKGAVNIYKVQNNEKIILARLSEGEIFGEMGIISKGNRSANAEAAEYCDLVILTEQIIFKLLDQCPRTIQYMTRLLVKRLARTGEMISAKGHRSHFTSICHILDLTHQTHVSMPRDKARKERNHDLGVEYSKLCKTIRNIILVSQSDIDAVINRLKCLKIIEVTDLRTGKAFSDRFIQISDPDNFLEITANLFKELQQTAYTTTSELQVVDIYEISDMLESDPRIIYKKIANEDFPENMFMFDRKMVSEWAAEKEPDYFSKVRKKKKSLEELEYIEDIVFVDNATLKQAFTRLGYHKLSILMSVAEDEARKKIISNLARKIAKIVQDEIRDQVDESEAEDAVNELFEMVRRLKGGDNG; this comes from the coding sequence ATGGGGCGCAGCAGTCCTAATATAAAGTCCTTTTATCGAGGGCAGGAAATTTTCAAGGAAGGACAGGAAAGTTCCGTTGCCTATATGATTAAAAAGGGCGCGGTAAATATTTATAAAGTCCAGAACAATGAAAAAATTATTCTCGCCAGATTGAGCGAGGGTGAAATTTTCGGCGAGATGGGCATTATTTCCAAAGGCAACCGTTCTGCCAATGCAGAGGCAGCCGAGTACTGTGACCTCGTCATTCTTACTGAACAGATTATTTTCAAGCTTCTTGATCAATGCCCGCGGACTATTCAGTATATGACACGTCTGTTGGTAAAGCGGCTGGCGCGCACCGGTGAAATGATTTCTGCGAAGGGGCATAGGAGTCATTTTACCAGCATTTGCCACATTCTTGATTTGACACATCAGACCCATGTCTCCATGCCGCGGGATAAAGCCAGAAAAGAACGTAATCATGACCTCGGTGTTGAATACAGCAAGCTCTGCAAAACCATCCGCAATATAATTCTTGTTTCGCAAAGTGATATTGATGCGGTTATTAACAGGTTGAAATGCCTTAAGATAATCGAAGTAACAGATTTGCGGACCGGCAAGGCTTTTTCTGATCGTTTCATTCAAATCTCCGATCCTGATAATTTTCTGGAAATCACAGCCAATCTGTTCAAAGAGCTTCAGCAGACAGCCTACACTACAACTTCGGAACTTCAGGTTGTAGATATCTATGAAATTTCTGATATGCTCGAAAGTGACCCCAGGATAATCTATAAGAAGATCGCGAATGAAGATTTTCCGGAAAATATGTTTATGTTTGACCGCAAGATGGTCAGCGAGTGGGCCGCTGAGAAGGAGCCTGATTACTTCAGCAAGGTCAGAAAAAAGAAGAAGTCCCTTGAGGAACTTGAATATATAGAAGATATAGTCTTTGTGGATAATGCCACGCTCAAGCAGGCTTTCACTCGTCTGGGGTACCATAAACTGAGTATACTTATGAGTGTTGCTGAGGACGAGGCGCGGAAGAAGATCATTTCCAATCTTGCCAGAAAAATTGCTAAAATTGTTCAAGATGAAATTCGCGATCAGGTGGATGAAAGCGAAGCGGAAGACGCGGTCAATGAACTTTTTGAAATGGTACGGAGGCTTAAAGGGGGGGATAACGGGTGA
- a CDS encoding phospholipase D-like domain-containing protein — MEWNLLIGHLAIVGGFCLAAILVMSILRKQRTSSAAFAWLLAIFFVPYIGVPLYLTFGGRKLKRDAHTKENIHLEVQETVPIEKADPIDVLLREYGIPGATGGNKVKLCPTGIDIYNELVKLIENAEHQILITTYILSRDVVGKDIVDRLARKAASGVTIRLLLDDIGSMFTTRRYLAPLLKNGGKVAYFMPLFRAPFHGNSNLRNHRKIAIADQKVVLAGGTNIANEYMGPTPCADRWTDLSFVLRGPAVRHYLEVFQSDWLFAYGEKVNIIPPCTEGSAISGEGVMQVVPSGPDVPRDPVHDALLTAAYTAEKRLWFVTPYYVPDEALAQALRLAALRGVDLRVVVPARSNHKLADLARGTHLRELERCGGKIIKYPHMVHAKVVVVDDRLAVVGSANMDMRSLFLNYEIVMFSYSKADIAPVHDWVQGLIDESDEGVQQVGMVRDTVEGLARLIAPLL, encoded by the coding sequence ATGGAATGGAATCTATTAATAGGACATCTTGCGATCGTCGGCGGTTTTTGTCTGGCAGCTATTCTGGTCATGTCCATTTTACGTAAACAACGCACCTCCTCCGCAGCCTTTGCGTGGCTGCTGGCTATCTTCTTTGTACCGTATATAGGGGTTCCTTTGTACCTGACCTTTGGTGGACGCAAGCTCAAACGTGATGCTCATACCAAAGAAAATATACATCTTGAAGTTCAGGAAACCGTGCCCATTGAAAAAGCAGACCCCATTGATGTTCTGCTTAGGGAATATGGAATCCCCGGTGCAACCGGAGGAAACAAAGTCAAACTCTGCCCTACCGGAATTGATATATATAATGAGCTGGTCAAACTGATTGAAAATGCCGAACATCAGATCCTCATAACAACATATATTCTTTCACGCGATGTAGTTGGAAAGGATATTGTTGACAGGCTGGCCCGCAAGGCTGCCAGCGGCGTAACCATACGTTTACTTCTTGATGATATCGGCTCCATGTTTACCACCCGCCGCTATCTGGCCCCCCTCCTTAAGAACGGAGGGAAAGTAGCTTATTTCATGCCACTGTTCAGAGCACCCTTTCACGGCAACAGCAACCTGCGAAATCACCGGAAAATTGCCATAGCCGACCAGAAAGTTGTTCTTGCCGGCGGGACGAATATCGCCAATGAATATATGGGACCAACCCCGTGTGCAGACCGCTGGACAGATCTTTCATTTGTCCTGCGCGGACCTGCGGTGCGCCATTACCTTGAAGTATTTCAGTCCGACTGGCTCTTTGCCTACGGTGAAAAGGTAAATATCATTCCCCCCTGCACCGAAGGTTCTGCAATCAGCGGTGAAGGCGTTATGCAGGTTGTTCCATCAGGACCGGACGTACCCAGAGACCCTGTTCACGATGCCCTGCTTACAGCGGCCTACACAGCTGAAAAGCGACTCTGGTTTGTTACTCCATACTACGTGCCGGATGAAGCTCTGGCGCAGGCCCTGCGTCTTGCCGCACTGCGCGGGGTTGATTTACGGGTTGTTGTTCCGGCAAGATCAAACCATAAACTGGCCGACCTCGCCCGAGGCACTCATTTACGCGAACTTGAAAGATGTGGCGGAAAAATTATTAAATACCCGCACATGGTCCATGCCAAGGTAGTTGTGGTTGATGACCGGCTTGCAGTTGTCGGCTCAGCTAATATGGATATGCGCAGCCTGTTTCTTAATTATGAAATCGTAATGTTCTCTTACTCAAAAGCGGATATTGCCCCTGTGCACGACTGGGTGCAGGGACTGATTGATGAAAGCGATGAAGGAGTTCAGCAGGTTGGCATGGTTCGCGACACAGTGGAAGGACTGGCCAGATTAATCGCTCCCCTTCTATAA
- a CDS encoding zinc dependent phospholipase C family protein yields MKKILLVLLFTILTVLGFAATCFAWGPGVHMAIGNAVLARPEILPAAVAQLLMSNSAIFLYGCLSADIFIGKGSKAKRKHSHNWQTGFALLDEAREPHLKAYSLGYLSHLAADIMAHNYYVPNLMRQAPPSGRLSHVYIEMLADDQARWSTRQATKLFRQANQEADLTLRKHMDARKLSFFLKKGVFHQTIGLLEYKTVSRSINFSKKVIPAYQAEYLHSVMDYSYRLVVNLLSSPHDAIALNFDPIGSMNIALANEDNGWRKSLKRTAPFSPRFDVAEIITELPCSAGLNLLFKEQVKMQSQPFPDY; encoded by the coding sequence ATGAAAAAAATATTACTGGTCCTGCTTTTTACCATACTTACCGTTTTGGGCTTTGCCGCAACCTGCTTCGCATGGGGGCCGGGAGTTCATATGGCTATCGGCAATGCTGTTCTGGCCCGTCCGGAAATTCTGCCCGCAGCAGTGGCGCAATTGCTTATGTCCAATTCCGCCATATTTCTTTACGGCTGCCTCAGCGCGGATATCTTCATAGGTAAGGGAAGCAAGGCCAAACGCAAACACAGCCACAACTGGCAGACAGGTTTTGCCCTGCTTGACGAAGCCAGAGAGCCACACCTAAAAGCTTATTCCCTAGGTTATCTCTCACACCTTGCCGCTGATATCATGGCGCATAATTACTATGTGCCCAACCTCATGAGACAAGCCCCGCCGAGTGGCCGCCTGAGCCATGTGTATATCGAAATGCTGGCTGATGATCAGGCCAGATGGTCCACAAGGCAGGCTACAAAACTTTTCCGTCAGGCAAATCAGGAAGCTGACCTGACTCTGCGCAAACACATGGACGCCCGAAAACTCAGTTTTTTCCTGAAGAAGGGCGTTTTCCATCAAACCATCGGGCTGCTTGAATACAAAACCGTATCCAGATCCATTAACTTTTCTAAAAAGGTCATCCCGGCCTATCAGGCTGAATACCTTCATTCTGTTATGGACTATTCATATAGACTGGTGGTGAACCTGCTAAGCTCTCCTCATGATGCCATCGCCCTGAACTTTGATCCTATCGGAAGCATGAATATCGCCCTTGCCAATGAAGATAACGGCTGGCGTAAATCATTAAAACGTACTGCCCCGTTCTCGCCCCGTTTTGACGTTGCTGAAATTATTACGGAACTTCCCTGCTCGGCCGGACTGAATTTATTATTTAAAGAACAAGTCAAAATGCAGTCTCAACCATTTCCTGATTATTAG
- the sppA gene encoding signal peptide peptidase SppA: MKKTFLFIFILSTVLICGCQPKMNLFPDGTDPLLEKTLQGEGSDKVLVISISGTISDQAKKGLFGAAPSLVQEVTSRLKLAEKDDQIKGLVLKINSPGGTVTASDILYNEIMRFKKKTGASVVVSMMDLAASGGYYVSLAADRIMAHPTSLTGSVGVIFVRPKVGGLLDKIGVSVEVSKSGRNKDMGFPFKADTNEQKKIINSIVGDYAARFHGLVRKHRSISESDLEKVFTAQIYSAAGAEKAGLIDGVGYLPDAVDMVCELAGIPENSKVITYKRKSYPNDTLYNSASSQVASPAVINIDTGNLLPPSAGFYYLWLPAAQ; this comes from the coding sequence ATGAAAAAAACATTTCTATTCATATTTATTCTTTCAACCGTTCTTATCTGCGGCTGTCAGCCTAAAATGAACCTTTTTCCTGACGGGACTGATCCACTTCTTGAAAAGACCCTTCAAGGTGAAGGCAGTGATAAAGTTCTGGTTATCTCAATCAGTGGAACTATTTCTGATCAAGCTAAAAAAGGACTTTTCGGAGCTGCGCCGAGCTTAGTGCAGGAAGTAACCTCCCGCTTAAAACTTGCTGAAAAGGATGATCAGATCAAAGGGCTGGTGCTCAAAATAAATTCTCCCGGCGGTACTGTTACTGCCAGCGATATTCTTTATAATGAAATTATGCGTTTCAAAAAGAAAACCGGAGCCAGCGTTGTTGTCTCCATGATGGATCTGGCTGCTTCCGGCGGCTATTATGTCAGCCTTGCGGCGGACAGGATTATGGCCCATCCTACCAGCCTGACAGGGTCAGTCGGAGTTATCTTCGTCCGTCCCAAAGTGGGAGGACTGCTGGATAAAATAGGAGTATCAGTTGAGGTTTCCAAATCAGGACGCAACAAGGACATGGGCTTTCCTTTCAAGGCTGATACCAATGAACAAAAAAAGATTATCAACTCCATAGTCGGTGATTATGCTGCGCGCTTTCATGGACTGGTCAGAAAGCACCGTTCCATATCAGAATCAGATCTGGAAAAAGTTTTCACAGCGCAAATCTACAGCGCAGCCGGTGCAGAGAAAGCAGGGTTGATTGACGGCGTAGGCTACCTGCCGGATGCCGTTGACATGGTCTGTGAGCTTGCAGGAATTCCTGAAAATTCAAAGGTGATCACCTACAAACGCAAATCATATCCCAATGATACATTATACAATTCTGCATCTTCACAGGTAGCAAGTCCGGCCGTCATTAATATTGATACCGGTAACCTGCTCCCTCCCAGCGCGGGGTTTTATTATTTGTGGCTTCCGGCTGCTCAGTAA
- a CDS encoding amidohydrolase family protein, giving the protein MKKCIRAARAVTMNGSDNITTDFAMIHDGNRILETGKWSSLKNGFSGEITDLGDVTIAPGLINSHIHLELSHLKDKTVQGKGFMDWVKSLLASPLYELEEKAVRNALQTMLADGTVFCADISTRNCAAIASIMNEMGMGFYAFCEAIGLQIPDAGAKFFPQKDFSTGWAAGAGHALYSTSAQLLQAVKKADNEQKMPFSIHLAENVEEDEAISKGTGDFAELLKGAGMFASCDQKGLTPVQYADSLEILDDLTLAVHCVRVTDEDIETLAQRNVNVCLCPRSNEYIGEGRAPWEKILSSGINTCLGTDSIASNHDLSMWNELEFFLKNVESRLSAYEALALITTNSAKALNIDELYGSLEKGKKAVFATVPPRLDDLLF; this is encoded by the coding sequence ATGAAAAAATGCATACGAGCGGCTCGCGCCGTCACAATGAATGGCAGTGACAACATCACCACAGATTTTGCTATGATCCATGACGGGAACCGGATTCTGGAAACAGGAAAATGGTCATCCCTTAAAAACGGTTTTTCCGGTGAGATAACCGACCTTGGTGATGTGACCATTGCTCCCGGCCTGATCAATTCCCACATACACCTTGAACTTTCACATCTGAAAGACAAAACGGTGCAGGGAAAAGGTTTTATGGACTGGGTAAAGTCGCTGCTGGCCAGTCCGCTTTACGAGCTTGAAGAAAAAGCGGTCCGAAATGCCCTGCAAACTATGCTCGCAGACGGGACCGTCTTTTGTGCGGATATTTCCACCCGCAACTGCGCAGCCATTGCGTCTATTATGAACGAAATGGGCATGGGATTTTATGCTTTTTGTGAGGCAATCGGCCTGCAGATTCCAGATGCAGGAGCTAAGTTTTTCCCGCAAAAAGACTTTTCCACAGGCTGGGCTGCCGGAGCAGGACACGCGCTTTATTCAACTTCTGCGCAGCTTTTACAGGCTGTCAAAAAAGCCGACAATGAACAGAAAATGCCCTTTTCTATTCATCTGGCTGAGAACGTGGAAGAGGATGAGGCCATCAGCAAGGGGACCGGTGATTTTGCTGAGCTGCTTAAAGGCGCAGGCATGTTTGCAAGCTGTGACCAAAAGGGGCTTACCCCTGTTCAATATGCAGATTCACTTGAGATACTTGATGATTTAACCCTTGCCGTTCATTGCGTCAGGGTTACAGATGAAGACATTGAAACTCTGGCTCAGCGAAACGTGAATGTCTGCCTCTGCCCACGCTCCAATGAATATATAGGCGAAGGACGTGCGCCGTGGGAGAAGATTCTCAGCTCAGGAATAAACACATGTCTGGGCACGGACAGCATTGCTTCCAACCATGACCTAAGTATGTGGAATGAACTTGAATTTTTCCTGAAAAATGTTGAAAGCCGCCTTTCTGCATACGAAGCATTAGCACTCATTACGACCAACAGTGCCAAGGCACTTAACATTGATGAATTATACGGATCTCTTGAAAAAGGTAAAAAAGCGGTTTTCGCAACTGTCCCGCCGCGCCTTGATGATCTTTTGTTTTAA